AAGTATCTCAAACAAGatatcaaaagaaaacaagactCCATGAAGCAAAAAGATGCAAAGATAAAGCTGCTAATGAAACGGGTCAAGGAGTTGGAAAAATTGCAGCAAAAACCTGCTTTGCATTCTGACCCTGATCAAAGCATAGAGACTTTGAAAAAACTGAACCGTAGCCATAAGTGCCTGAAACTATCCAACAAGAACAAACGCAAGAAAGTTACAACTGAATTTGTACCAAAGAAAAAGTATATGAAGGTGAAGGCAGAACTCAAAATAACAGATGAACTGATCAATCAACGCAAACAAGAAATTTGTGAACTTAAAGAGAAATTAGCTGAGATAGAGAAGGAGAACAAAACAAGAGCAGATTGCGAAACATACAGCGTTGAAGCACGCACGGCTGTATATGTAAACCACGAACCAGTACAAATGCAAAATGTCCCAACATTGATTCAGAGTTCAGCGAAACAAGGCGAATCAGTGGCCCCTATACATCACATAGAACAATTGTAAGCAGATGGCAAGGGTGCTTGAAAGCATCGCAGACCTAGGGATGAAAACTAAAGTTGGTGACGAAAACTGGCAGTCTTACACTTGGCTTCGCTGCAACAAAACAGGAAGGTTCATGTATTCATGTGCGACACAAAAATACTGAAGTGTTATTGCAGTAGATGAATTGCAAGTGGAGGCACTGACTGCCAATGACTATTTTCAATAATCGCATCAACTTTTCAGTACAGTATATTACATAATTGTTTCTAAACATTACCCTGTGTTTGCCAAAGGTTGAGTCGGGGTCGTCGGCCCAGTGTTCTTCACGGTTATtatcaattttttgttattgttttttggttttttttgctttccCTGAAAAGCATTTggaaaataaatattgtaaataaaacTTTCATTCCTAGTTTTGCATAAATACACCCACTTTCCCATTGTCAATTACATCGATACAAGCCCTATGGGTTTCTAGATGGCTCACCGCTcaatgtgtttattttcttcaaagcCAATGTCTTATGACTGGTTGTTTGCttgagtggaaataaataaataaacaaataaaccaaaaattacatgtatgtatttggCTGAGACTTACTCCGATTTCCAGGACTACCGAAATATTTTCCTTCCAAAGTTATGTCAAACATTATAGTAATACCATGAATGACAGGGTAGCAGTAAACCATAAAGAAGTTGGATGAGTATTTGGATAAGACTCTTCATGAACCAAATTGTCCTTAACACCCTTTAGACACAATCGATAAGAAGGTTACAGACTTCTGCGTTAAATGGTTGAAAAATGGGCCTGAGCAGTCGTAATTCAAATCATATACCCTAAGGTATAGTTTACCATTAAATAAATTgccaaaattatttcaaattcgATGAAACTAAAATTGCCATAACTTTGTGTTTGTATATGGTCATAAAATGGAGTTCTTTGTATAATTGGAAAGGTATTTTACAGGgtttgatacttttttttaacaagattAAGGAATTAACATCTTATTGAATAACAGAGTGTTTTCTTTTACTTACTTGTTTACattcttgtggtttttttattctttgccgggcctacttttaattaTATGCTTACTTTTGTGTAAAGCGATTTGAGGCTCTCggtaaagcgctatataagtgtATTTTGCTTTTTATTACTAAACTTACAtgcttttttaaaacttttaaaatgtgtaatgtCTATTTTCACTTGGTTAAATAAGTTTAGGGGTCATTAAGCGTGAAAAGGTTTCAACCGATTTCAACTTTTGGTTTTGAGTTCAACCCAAACAAgatcttgggttttttttttatgttttcagtTATGAGTTGTTGTCGATTAAAGAGTTGGTGAAGAAATTAATTTCTGTTGTATTGTTATTCTTTCTTTGCAGTGTTTCCCATTTTTATTAGTATCCATGTTTACGTATGCGTTGTTATAAAGTTTTAGTTTATTTGAAATATGTACTGATGCAATGCTCATATGAAAAAAACCATCTGTGTACATTTGTTTGGTTACCTTTTGCCCAAGCAGTAACACAGGTTGTAATCTTTGTCTGTACTAtaagtagacccagtaactggggcgctgtactccttttgtttttaaaaaggagtacagcgcccaagTAACTGGGTCTATTGTATCACTAGAAATAATGTAACTCAGGAACTGTAGGCCTATTGTATATCAAATTACATTTTTGGGTTTCAacttaataattttaaaactacaataatgtTGATCGTTTAATAATTGCAGGCTTACATACAACACTTGaaagagtttaaaggcagtggacactattggtaattgtcaaagactagtcttcacagttggtgtatctcaacatatgcataaaatagcgaacctgtgaaaatttgagctcaatcggtcgtcgaagttgcgagataataatgaaagaaaaaacaccatcgtcatacgaagttgtgtgctttctgatgcttgatttcgagacctcaaattctaaacttgaagtctccaaatcaaattcgttgaaaattacttctttctcgaaatctacgtcactttagagggagctgtttctcacaatgttatatactatcaacctctccccaatactcgtaatcaagaaaagttttatgatgataattattttgagtaattaccaatattgtccactgcctttaataatgttaaaactacaataatgtTAATCAGTTTATAATTGCAGGCTTACATACAACACTTTAAAGAGTTTAAGCGCATATTTAAAAACGATTGTGTCTTAGTTATTTCTAGTTTCAGTATTGAGTTAATGATAAACATGAACCAgctttttctttaaattaaCTTAGTGCGCTATgagtgaattaaaaaaaatcccttcCTGCTCAGTTCTCAAGTAAGTAAATTATTAAGTtaagttaaaattaaaatttaaaaaccatttcaatgtactttttattttcaGATTTCTTTGAGAGCCTGTCCATAAACTTATCCTAGGTGGCTTTGCAGTTACTGAATGAATGTCCATATTGCGCAAGTCTTGATGATAAGGAGTCTTCTATTGACCATCACTCTGAGACAATGATCTGATGACTTCTACATCCGTTTGTCTAACATCATGGCCGTAGCTCAATCAGTCAAATTGCAGATGAAATTCATTGTGGAATGtctttttaaacacaagaaTGCTTTATGGTCGATTCCAAGCATCCGAATCCAGACAGTTTGTGATGGAAGGTTATATCCTAGACAACTTTGCCAATCAGCACAATTTTCTATTTTGGGGACGAGGGGATTATGTAGCGATACGACCACGGCAGTCACAGCAGCAAAACGAGGTCCCCCAGATGAAGAAACAAAGCAATACCTGACCTCATTCGGAATCGATTGTGACCATCTTCAGAAGTTCAGACCCACCGTTCTACGACAGAATGTATCTACCGTTAAACACCACGTACTGTTCCTACAGAGTCTGAATCTAAGTGATGAGGAGATAGTCGCCATCTTGAAGAAGTCGCCAGAGCTTCTTAAAGTAAACATGTTTGGAATACAAGGCCATGTTAGATTCTTACAAGAAGATCTTGGCTTGGATGGCTTACTGATCCTGAACATTCTTCAACGGGTTCCAAAATTCTTTGCTTCCCCGCTCTCGATGATCAAAGAGAATGTGGAATATGCTCAGACGTTGAATCTCACACTTCAGAACATGCACATCTTGATGAAGTTCACTCCAAGCCTGTTCTACCGGTCACGAAATGGTATCCAGAGCACAGGAGAGCATTTGAGAAAGATACTGTTAAAGCACGACCCGATGCTTAATCCTGATAAATGTCTGAGATATATGCTGCGCTGTGACCCGCTTACGTTTAGTCGCTCTATAAAGGAGATAGATGACAGGGTGCAGAACCTCATTGACTTGGGCTTCACTGGAGTGACCCTCACTAAGATAATTCGATTCTGTCCGAGTGTTCTTAGAATCGGCACCAGCTTCATCACAGATAGGATACAGTCGTTGCAGGACAAGCTCTCAATAAGTTACAAAGACGTGCTCGTTCTGGTCGACCGGATGCCCAAACTTCTTCACTTCTCTGATGAAACCATAGACACCAAGATAAACTTGATTTTAGAGAAAGGTTACAAGACGTCGGATCTTGTCCGAGTCCCAAGAACGTTTGCCCGAAGTCTCCAGAGCATGGAGAATAGATTAGACAGGATTGCAGAAGTGAAGACTTATCACTTTAGATCACTCAACTTCTTACAGAAGACAGATAAAGAGTTTGAGGAATACTTGGAAGACATGAAGCAAAAGGATAGACTGAAGAAGGAGAAGTTGGATAGTAGTACATTGTGAGATGGagtcagaaaaaaacaatttgtcgTATTTTTGACCTAGTGAGGGAGCTGTTCTCagttataatatttttttagagCACCCTTTGCATCATCAATACATGTGCAGTTGAAAGTTTCAGATGGTTAGTTAATTCACTAAAAAATGAGTCCACACGTAGGAGGGTTAAGTACATGTATTGGCTAAGGCTAAGCTTGCTTAAGGAGTGTGTTTAAATACAATATGTAATCAAGCCCTAACCTGGTCAGGAAGAATGAAGCAGATTTTATGGACATGGATAAGCAGATTCACATAAATTACTAATTTAGtgtaatgaaaataatgcaGCTGAAATTGTGCATGAAGTCCttttaatgtgtacatgtatacgcgTGCAGAAATATTGGATACATCTTTTGAATTAcgtacttaaaaaaaagaaatccgctagagcaggacttgaacctttGACCTTCGGATTGAAGTGCAGGtgctaccaactgagctatctagaccgAAAGTTGGCGGTCTCCtgattttgtcaatatctttgttcagggatgCCAGTCAGTTTAAATCTCACTCTAGTCAAGtttgctttgttcaacccagaattcttcagtttcccttgtggtttattacttgataaaaaaCCCTAAA
Above is a genomic segment from Asterias rubens chromosome 10, eAstRub1.3, whole genome shotgun sequence containing:
- the LOC117296006 gene encoding uncharacterized protein LOC117296006 isoform X1: MAVAQSVKLQMKFIVECLFKHKNALWSIPSIRIQTVCDGRLYPRQLCQSAQFSILGTRGLCSDTTTAVTAAKRGPPDEETKQYLTSFGIDCDHLQKFRPTVLRQNVSTVKHHVLFLQSLNLSDEEIVAILKKSPELLKVNMFGIQGHVRFLQEDLGLDGLLILNILQRVPKFFASPLSMIKENVEYAQTLNLTLQNMHILMKFTPSLFYRSRNGIQSTGEHLRKILLKHDPMLNPDKCLRYMLRCDPLTFSRSIKEIDDRVQNLIDLGFTGVTLTKIIRFCPSVLRIGTSFITDRIQSLQDKLSISYKDVLVLVDRMPKLLHFSDETIDTKINLILEKGYKTSDLVRVPRTFARSLQSMENRLDRIAEVKTYHFRSLNFLQKTDKEFEEYLEDMKQKDRLKKEKLDSSTL